The genomic region GAGACCGTCCGCACCGGCGCCTCCGGCATTGGTCGCGGCGACAGGATACTCAAGCTTTAAACACTCAAGCTGTCTATCTCACCGGACAGCAGAATCCATTTTGTATTGAAAGGCAAAACATGAAAGTCTATTACGACAAGGACGCGGATCTTTCCCTGATCAAGAAGCTGAAAGTGACCATCGTCGGTTACGGCTCCCAAGGCCATGCCCATGCCCAGAATTTGAAGGATTCCGGCGTCAACGTCACCATCGGCGCCCGCAAGGAAGGCAGTTCCTTCGCCAAGGCAGTGAACGCAGGGCATGAAGTCAAGGAAATCAAGGAAGCGGTCACTGGCGCCGACGTCGTCATGGTATTGCTGCCTGACGAAACCATGGCAGAAATCTACCATGCGGAAATCGAACCCAACTTGAAAAAGGGTGCCGCGCTAGCCTTTGCCCATGGCTTCAACATACATTACAACCAGATTGTGCCGAGCAAGGATCTGGACGTGATCATGATCGCGCCCAAGGGCCCAGGCCACACTGTGCGTTCGGAATACCTGAAGGGCGGCGGCGTGCCCTCCCTGATCGCGGTTTACCAGGATGCGTCTGGCAAAGCCAAGGACATTGCGCTCTCCTACGCTGCGGCCAACGGTGGCACCAAGGGCGGCGTGATCGAGACCAACTTCCGCGAAGAAACCGAAACCGACCTGTTTGGCGAGCAGGCCGTGCTCTGTGGTGGCGCAGTCGAATTGGTGAAGGCAGGCTTCGAGACCCTGGTTGAAGCTGGATATGCTCCGGAAATGGCTTACTTCGAGTGCTTGCACGAGCTCAAGTTGATCGTCGACCTCATGTACGAAGGCGGCATTGCCAACATGAACTACTCCATCTCCAACAATGCAGAATATGGCGAATATGTCACTGGCCCCCGCGTGATTGCCGACCAGGCCCGCGCTGCAATGAAGGAGTGCCTGAAGAACATCCAGAACGGTGACTATGCCAAGCAGTTCATTCTGGAAGGCCGCACCGGTTATCCATCCATGACTGCACGCCGCCGCCTTAACGCTGCTCACCCGATTGAACAGGTCGGCAGCCAGCTGCGTGCCATGATGCCTTGGATTGCCAAGAACAAACTGGTAGATCAATCCAAGAACTAACAGTTTCCGGCAACCTGACCGGACCTGGCCTCATCTAAAGAACCAACTGCCGGGGAAACGATCATAAGTGATCGCCCAGCAAAGAGAGCCAGACCATCCAGGTCTCCGTTAAAATAGAAAGAGGCTGGACACTGTCCGGCCTCTTTTTGCGTTTCGCTTTTCCCTTAATGAGGTCCATGTGCCAAAGCCCTACTCTGTCAAACTGCAATATTTGGTGCCAAAAATCGCATTGACCGCGTTGGCAGGCAAGCTTGCCCACCTGCGCGCCGGCTGGCTGACGACAACCGTCATTCGCTGGTTCGCCAAGCATTACCGGGTCAACATGCTGGAGGCCGTCAATCCCGACATTACCAGCTATGCCAGCTTCAATGACTTCTTTACCAGGGCACTCAAACCCGGCGCACGACCACTGGCCGATGCGGCGCAGCTCTGCCCGGTGGATGGAGCCATCAGCCAGTTCGGCCGCATAGACAAGGACCAGATTTTTCAGGCCAAGGGCCATCACTACTCGACCACGGCCTTATTAGCCGGCAATGCGCAGATGGCAAGGGAATATGAGAACGGCTACTTTGCCACCATCTACCTGAGCCCCCGGGATTACCATCGCATTCATATGCCCTGCGATGGCAAGCTGCTTTCCATGACATACGTACCCGGCGACCTGTTTTCC from Methylobacillus flagellatus KT harbors:
- the asd gene encoding archaetidylserine decarboxylase (Phosphatidylserine decarboxylase is synthesized as a single chain precursor. Generation of the pyruvoyl active site from a Ser is coupled to cleavage of a Gly-Ser bond between the larger (beta) and smaller (alpha chains). It is an integral membrane protein.), producing the protein MPKPYSVKLQYLVPKIALTALAGKLAHLRAGWLTTTVIRWFAKHYRVNMLEAVNPDITSYASFNDFFTRALKPGARPLADAAQLCPVDGAISQFGRIDKDQIFQAKGHHYSTTALLAGNAQMAREYENGYFATIYLSPRDYHRIHMPCDGKLLSMTYVPGDLFSVNPLTAEHVPGLFARNERVVCEFANSEGKFALVLVGATIVGSMATVWHGIVNPPRRGEIQTWHYHDQDIRLKQGEEMGRFLLGSTVVVLYPETAQLRFQPGWHPLRAVSLGEAMAQ
- the ilvC gene encoding ketol-acid reductoisomerase; amino-acid sequence: MKVYYDKDADLSLIKKLKVTIVGYGSQGHAHAQNLKDSGVNVTIGARKEGSSFAKAVNAGHEVKEIKEAVTGADVVMVLLPDETMAEIYHAEIEPNLKKGAALAFAHGFNIHYNQIVPSKDLDVIMIAPKGPGHTVRSEYLKGGGVPSLIAVYQDASGKAKDIALSYAAANGGTKGGVIETNFREETETDLFGEQAVLCGGAVELVKAGFETLVEAGYAPEMAYFECLHELKLIVDLMYEGGIANMNYSISNNAEYGEYVTGPRVIADQARAAMKECLKNIQNGDYAKQFILEGRTGYPSMTARRRLNAAHPIEQVGSQLRAMMPWIAKNKLVDQSKN